Proteins from a single region of Phyllopteryx taeniolatus isolate TA_2022b chromosome 10, UOR_Ptae_1.2, whole genome shotgun sequence:
- the mtus1a gene encoding microtubule-associated tumor suppressor 1 homolog A isoform X1, with amino-acid sequence MCFQNLKILPCQSPSMFNSTFNLSYNTPHKDMHLCLTAESSCNNVSLSPSLESSNTIANIDGEAGSSLDINMLDSFQSKALLVNNFQSTSLLDDNSFCNTTMSLYQACIPTTLDNHADFCNTSLSAQGNQDTKESQSFNLTKRNAWDSIMTSSDSAAEGQLISCETSRRGSIENASCSMSSGEMLLRKNSFCLADQSPLVFSSLDESSISPSAGHAALHNESNILTTPTLSDLCEKNTENSGHPYLGMTFTLSDNCELAVEADSLSVATFPMVMPAENHGGLQITFVCEDTQDNKKQLPLTCVESEPLGHLLGGVTPEKCITFVPSLSTIQDRDKDGQTSTPVLNIGGKILPSFSESLCSENACSPILFHNEQHHTSVTPTKHCVVGLFPSARKVKKMEINVPKSELSYINSKALTRTVHKTIESGSSPQQKQIQTNVLRKCTERPSGTSRVSPTKVRNNNAFASVSTKRANNAQRQVNSKAAQLPVATIQSPEKTLGSGKCNSSMSTGAMKSAPVAQCSKASTDMEQTTLSKVADPPAQCASNQTFYSSSLEKSPDKSFQKDQKPTPKKNASNKIEIKSASALRQAKTRPRCSSESLPSSRPPRERNTVSKLSTPITISRHEKRTKSVTLNNSSQSKLTSPTESSKRPAVSYPREVNRISLVTYSGRAGNASSENSRNRGQTFPNQPRGTYVSHPPVASPRPSTQSIRERPGTNYAVDFRVSKHVGTPQSKQNSIAGSQRTPTTKEPVSAESVKPQLNVSKPPQAPLRPSCMGPLPSPVSRLPRKTVVTSRSRNKESIHSNQDGTARTQVSGLAAHKQTPVKTVVLKARVIPTPGRWTGPTTTNTPATNANKGTSTLSPLKRTAASRYVRQTPRKAVENKPKTSCRQQVSTSQTKQNTGPPDVVPPILPRDDRNKQRIHNLGRLLAASNCRFEAITIILQQTLAERDEATEQCRELSQELVNLRGELVCSVSSSEQLEKEKQDLQDGLECAMGRLHEQHQKDLEEMEQRLQVFYQAECDKGHLSYQEEADKVKALLQKQMEHLEVSHDATKLELEHCQVEQLQCVKQQHEQSLEELRKSHTLQLESLNASLKDAEAALSARIQVLTQENADLMEKLTAEENKLSELSESQKDSHTLYLEQELESLKVVLDIKNKQLHQQQEKIIKIDELLEKNVKLDEGLKKVQQENEDLKARMEKYATLSRKLSTEQAVLQESLQKESKVNKRLSRENEELLWKLQNSDPSSPLKVSPNTSTSPSHSFSFQSSSCSSACSVLPLSHR; translated from the exons ATGTGTTTTCAGAACCTGAAGATACTACCTTGCCAGAGCCCCTCAATGTTTAATTCGACATTTAACTTATCTTACAATACACCACACAAAGACATGCATCTGTGTCTCACTGCTGAAAGCTCTTGCAATAATGTGTCCTTATCTCCGTCACTGGAATCCTCAAACACTATCGCTAATATTGATGGAGAAGCCGGCAGCTCCCTTGATATCAACATGCTGGATTCCTTCCAAAGCAAAGCGTTGCTTGTCAATAACTTTCAAAGCACTTCCTTACTAGACGATAATTCATTCTGTAACACAACTATGAGCCTGTACCAAGCATGCATCCCCACAACTCTCGATAACCATGCGGATTTCTGCAATACAAGTTTGAGTGCACAAGGCAATCAAGACACAAAGGAGTCTCAATCTTTTAATCTGACCAAGAGGAATGCGTGGGACAGTATTATGACATCTTCCGACTCTGCTGCAGAAGGCCAACTGATTTCATGTGAAACCTCTCGAAGGGGATCGATTGAGAATGCTAGCTGCTCCATGAGCTCTGGTGAAATGTTGTTaagaaaaaacagtttttgtttagCAGACCAGTCACCCTTGGTATTTTCTTCCCTTGATGAATCATCCATCTCACCATCTGCAGGGCATGCAGCATTGCATAATGAATCTAATATACTGACCACACCCACCCTGTCagatttgtgtgaaaaaaatactgagaACTCAGGGCATCCATACCTTGGCATGACTTTCACACTGTCTGATAACTGTGAGCTCGCCGTTGAGGCAGACTCCTTAAGTGTGGCTACATTTCCTATGGTTATGCCAGCTGAAAATCATGGGGGTCTTCAGATAACTTTTGTTTGCGAAGACACTcaagataataaaaaacaattgccATTGACTTGTGTTGAATCTGAGCCATTGGGACATCTCCTTGGAGGCGTCACACCAGAAAAATGTATTACCTTTGTGCCCAGTCTGTCAACTATACAGGACAGGGATAAGGATGGTCAGACTTCCACACCGGTACTAAACATTGGGGGGaaaatccttccttccttttcagAGTCCCTTTGCTCTGAAAATGCATGCAGTCCAATATTATTCCACAACGAACAGCATCATACATCTGTCACTCCTACAAAGCACTGTGTTGTAGGACTGTTTCCATCTGCcagaaaagtaaagaaaatggaaattaaTGTTCCTAAATCAGAATTGAGTTATATAAACTCCAAAGCTCTAACAAGAACTGTGCACAAAACAATTGAGTCAGGATCATCTCCACAGCAGaaacaaatccaaacaaatgtgCTCAGGAAATGCACTGAACGTCCAAGTGGAACTAGCAGAGTTAGTCCAACTAAAGTAAGAAATAACAATGCTTTTGCTTCTGTCTCTACTAAAAGAGCAAACAATGCTCAGAGACAAGTAAATTCAAAGGCTGCTCAATTGCCTGTTGCAACCATACAGTCACCTGAGAAGACTCTGGGCAGTGGAAAATGCAATAGTAGCATGTCTACTGGAGCAATGAAATCTGCTCCTGTAGCCCAATGCAGCAAGGCCAGCACAGACATGGAGCAAACCACTTTAAGCAAAGTGGCAGACCCTCCAGCTCAGTGCGCTAGCAACCAAACTTTCTACTCATCATCCCTTGAAAAATCTCCTGATAAAAGTTTCCAGAAAGATCAGAAACCAACTCCAAAGAAGAATGCATCAAACAAAATTGAAATCAAGTCAGCCTCAGCTTTGCGTCAGGCCAAGACACGGCCTCGATGTTCATCAGAGAGTTTGCCTTCATCTCGGCCACCCAGGGAAAGGAATACAGTTTCTAAGTTATCAACTCCCATTACAATTTCAAGACATGAGAAACGAACAAAATCGGTGACCCTAAACAACTCTTCTCAGAGTAAACTGACCTCACCGACTGAATCCTCTAAAAGACCTGCTGTAAGCTATCCTAGAGAGGTTAATAGGATCAGCCTAGTG ACATACTCTGGCAGGGCAGGGAATGCCTCTTCAGAAAACAGCAGAAACCGAGGACAGACATTCCCAAACCAGCCAAGAGGGACCTATGTTTCGCATCCTCCCGTTGCCAGTCCTAGGCCTTCTACTCAGTCTATTAGGGAGCGACCAGGAACTAATTATGCGGTTGATTTCAGGGTGTCGAAACATGTAGGCACCCCACAGTCCAAGCAGAATAGTATTGCAG GGAGTCAACGGACTCCAACAACAAAAGAACCAGTCTCAGCAGAAAGTGTCAAGCCCCAACTGAATGTATCCAAACCTCCTCAAGCTCCCTTGCGTCCCTCTTGTATGGGCCCTCTCCCTTCTCCTGTCTCACGACTACCTCGCAAGACCGTGGTGACATCCAGGAGCCGAAATAAAGAAAGCATTCATAGTAATCAAGATGGCACTGCAAGAACACAAG TTTCTGGGTTAGCTGCACATAAACAAACTCCTGTTAAGACTGTTGTACTGAAAGCAAGAGTCATACCAACTCCTGGAAGGTGGACTGGACCAA CCACAACAAACACACCAGCTACTAATGCCAACAAAGGTACTTCTACTCTGAGTCCGCTAAAAAGAACAGCTGCTTCTAGATATGTTCGTCAAACACCACGTAAGGCCG TCGAAAATAAGCCCAAGACATCTTGCCGGCAGCAAGTGTCAACATCCCAAACCAAACAGAATACTGGACCTCCAGATGTCGTGCCACCCATTCTCCCACGGGATGATCGAAATAAACAGAGGATCCACAATCTTGGCCGACTCCTTGCAGCATCCAACTGCAGATTTGAAGCCATTACCATCATCTTGCAGCAAACACTGGCTGAG CGTGATGAAGCCACAGAGCAGTGCAGAGAACTGTCTCAGGAGTTGGTCAACCTCCGAGGAGAGCTGG TGTGCTCAGTCAGTTCATCTGAACAGCTGGAAAAGGAAAAGCAGGACTTGCAGGATGGCTTGGAGTGTGCAATGGGCAGACTGCATGAACAGCACCAGAAGGACCTGGAAGAGATGGAGCAGAGACTGCAGGTCTTCTACCAGGCTGAGTGTGACAAGGGCCACCTTAGCTACCAGGAAGAGGCAGACAAGGTCAAAGCTCTGCTCCAGAAGCAG ATGGAGCATCTTGAAGTCAGTCATGACGCCACAAAGCTGGAGTTAGAGCACTGCCAAGTAGAACAGCTGCAATGTGTTAAACAACAACATGAGCAGTCACTGGAAG AGCTCAGGAAAAGCCATACTCTGCAGCTGGAGTCTTTGAATGCAAGTTTGAAGGATGCAGAAGCGGCACTCTCT GCACGGATTCAAGTGCTGACTCAGGAAAATGCTGACCTGATGGAGAAGCTAACAGCAGAGGAAAACAAACTGAGCGAGCTGTCAGAAAGTCAG AAGGACTCGCACACTTTGTATCTGGAGCAAGAGCTGGAAAGCCTGAAAGTGGTGTTGGatatcaaaaacaaacaacttcaCCAACAGCAGGAGAAGATTATCAAAATTGACGAACTG CTTGAGAAAAATGTGAAGTTAGATGAGGGCCTTAAAAAGGTCCAGCAGGAGAATGAGGACCTCAAGGCGCGCATGGAGAAATATGCCACTCTCTCTCG GAAACTGTCTACAGAGCAGGCCGTGCTGCAGGAATCCCTCCAGAAGGAGTCCAAGGTGAACAAGCGTTTGTCGAGGGAGAATGAAGAGCTGCTCTGGAAACTCCAAAACAGTGACCCGAGCAGCCCCCTGAAGGTGTCCCCCAACACCTCTACATCTCCTTCTCACTCCTTCAGCTTCCAGTCGTCCAGCTGCTCCAGCGCCTGCTCTGTTCTCCCGCTCTCACACAGATAA
- the mtus1a gene encoding microtubule-associated tumor suppressor 1 homolog A isoform X4 produces the protein MGCSGSRVCLNAPCASKQRDEATEQCRELSQELVNLRGELVCSVSSSEQLEKEKQDLQDGLECAMGRLHEQHQKDLEEMEQRLQVFYQAECDKGHLSYQEEADKVKALLQKQMEHLEVSHDATKLELEHCQVEQLQCVKQQHEQSLEELRKSHTLQLESLNASLKDAEAALSARIQVLTQENADLMEKLTAEENKLSELSESQKDSHTLYLEQELESLKVVLDIKNKQLHQQQEKIIKIDELLEKNVKLDEGLKKVQQENEDLKARMEKYATLSRKLSTEQAVLQESLQKESKVNKRLSRENEELLWKLQNSDPSSPLKVSPNTSTSPSHSFSFQSSSCSSACSVLPLSHR, from the exons ATGGGCTGTTCAGGCAGCAGAGTGTGCCTTAATGCTCCCTGTGCTTCAAAGCAG CGTGATGAAGCCACAGAGCAGTGCAGAGAACTGTCTCAGGAGTTGGTCAACCTCCGAGGAGAGCTGG TGTGCTCAGTCAGTTCATCTGAACAGCTGGAAAAGGAAAAGCAGGACTTGCAGGATGGCTTGGAGTGTGCAATGGGCAGACTGCATGAACAGCACCAGAAGGACCTGGAAGAGATGGAGCAGAGACTGCAGGTCTTCTACCAGGCTGAGTGTGACAAGGGCCACCTTAGCTACCAGGAAGAGGCAGACAAGGTCAAAGCTCTGCTCCAGAAGCAG ATGGAGCATCTTGAAGTCAGTCATGACGCCACAAAGCTGGAGTTAGAGCACTGCCAAGTAGAACAGCTGCAATGTGTTAAACAACAACATGAGCAGTCACTGGAAG AGCTCAGGAAAAGCCATACTCTGCAGCTGGAGTCTTTGAATGCAAGTTTGAAGGATGCAGAAGCGGCACTCTCT GCACGGATTCAAGTGCTGACTCAGGAAAATGCTGACCTGATGGAGAAGCTAACAGCAGAGGAAAACAAACTGAGCGAGCTGTCAGAAAGTCAG AAGGACTCGCACACTTTGTATCTGGAGCAAGAGCTGGAAAGCCTGAAAGTGGTGTTGGatatcaaaaacaaacaacttcaCCAACAGCAGGAGAAGATTATCAAAATTGACGAACTG CTTGAGAAAAATGTGAAGTTAGATGAGGGCCTTAAAAAGGTCCAGCAGGAGAATGAGGACCTCAAGGCGCGCATGGAGAAATATGCCACTCTCTCTCG GAAACTGTCTACAGAGCAGGCCGTGCTGCAGGAATCCCTCCAGAAGGAGTCCAAGGTGAACAAGCGTTTGTCGAGGGAGAATGAAGAGCTGCTCTGGAAACTCCAAAACAGTGACCCGAGCAGCCCCCTGAAGGTGTCCCCCAACACCTCTACATCTCCTTCTCACTCCTTCAGCTTCCAGTCGTCCAGCTGCTCCAGCGCCTGCTCTGTTCTCCCGCTCTCACACAGATAA
- the mtus1a gene encoding microtubule-associated tumor suppressor 1 homolog A isoform X3 codes for MCFQNLKILPCQSPSMFNSTFNLSYNTPHKDMHLCLTAESSCNNVSLSPSLESSNTIANIDGEAGSSLDINMLDSFQSKALLVNNFQSTSLLDDNSFCNTTMSLYQACIPTTLDNHADFCNTSLSAQGNQDTKESQSFNLTKRNAWDSIMTSSDSAAEGQLISCETSRRGSIENASCSMSSGEMLLRKNSFCLADQSPLVFSSLDESSISPSAGHAALHNESNILTTPTLSDLCEKNTENSGHPYLGMTFTLSDNCELAVEADSLSVATFPMVMPAENHGGLQITFVCEDTQDNKKQLPLTCVESEPLGHLLGGVTPEKCITFVPSLSTIQDRDKDGQTSTPVLNIGGKILPSFSESLCSENACSPILFHNEQHHTSVTPTKHCVVGLFPSARKVKKMEINVPKSELSYINSKALTRTVHKTIESGSSPQQKQIQTNVLRKCTERPSGTSRVSPTKVRNNNAFASVSTKRANNAQRQVNSKAAQLPVATIQSPEKTLGSGKCNSSMSTGAMKSAPVAQCSKASTDMEQTTLSKVADPPAQCASNQTFYSSSLEKSPDKSFQKDQKPTPKKNASNKIEIKSASALRQAKTRPRCSSESLPSSRPPRERNTVSKLSTPITISRHEKRTKSVTLNNSSQSKLTSPTESSKRPAVSYPREVNRISLVTYSGRAGNASSENSRNRGQTFPNQPRGTYVSHPPVASPRPSTQSIRERPGTNYAVDFRVSKHVGTPQSKQNSIAGSQRTPTTKEPVSAESVKPQLNVSKPPQAPLRPSCMGPLPSPVSRLPRKTVVTSRSRNKESIHSNQDGTARTQVENKPKTSCRQQVSTSQTKQNTGPPDVVPPILPRDDRNKQRIHNLGRLLAASNCRFEAITIILQQTLAERDEATEQCRELSQELVNLRGELVCSVSSSEQLEKEKQDLQDGLECAMGRLHEQHQKDLEEMEQRLQVFYQAECDKGHLSYQEEADKVKALLQKQMEHLEVSHDATKLELEHCQVEQLQCVKQQHEQSLEELRKSHTLQLESLNASLKDAEAALSARIQVLTQENADLMEKLTAEENKLSELSESQKDSHTLYLEQELESLKVVLDIKNKQLHQQQEKIIKIDELLEKNVKLDEGLKKVQQENEDLKARMEKYATLSRKLSTEQAVLQESLQKESKVNKRLSRENEELLWKLQNSDPSSPLKVSPNTSTSPSHSFSFQSSSCSSACSVLPLSHR; via the exons ATGTGTTTTCAGAACCTGAAGATACTACCTTGCCAGAGCCCCTCAATGTTTAATTCGACATTTAACTTATCTTACAATACACCACACAAAGACATGCATCTGTGTCTCACTGCTGAAAGCTCTTGCAATAATGTGTCCTTATCTCCGTCACTGGAATCCTCAAACACTATCGCTAATATTGATGGAGAAGCCGGCAGCTCCCTTGATATCAACATGCTGGATTCCTTCCAAAGCAAAGCGTTGCTTGTCAATAACTTTCAAAGCACTTCCTTACTAGACGATAATTCATTCTGTAACACAACTATGAGCCTGTACCAAGCATGCATCCCCACAACTCTCGATAACCATGCGGATTTCTGCAATACAAGTTTGAGTGCACAAGGCAATCAAGACACAAAGGAGTCTCAATCTTTTAATCTGACCAAGAGGAATGCGTGGGACAGTATTATGACATCTTCCGACTCTGCTGCAGAAGGCCAACTGATTTCATGTGAAACCTCTCGAAGGGGATCGATTGAGAATGCTAGCTGCTCCATGAGCTCTGGTGAAATGTTGTTaagaaaaaacagtttttgtttagCAGACCAGTCACCCTTGGTATTTTCTTCCCTTGATGAATCATCCATCTCACCATCTGCAGGGCATGCAGCATTGCATAATGAATCTAATATACTGACCACACCCACCCTGTCagatttgtgtgaaaaaaatactgagaACTCAGGGCATCCATACCTTGGCATGACTTTCACACTGTCTGATAACTGTGAGCTCGCCGTTGAGGCAGACTCCTTAAGTGTGGCTACATTTCCTATGGTTATGCCAGCTGAAAATCATGGGGGTCTTCAGATAACTTTTGTTTGCGAAGACACTcaagataataaaaaacaattgccATTGACTTGTGTTGAATCTGAGCCATTGGGACATCTCCTTGGAGGCGTCACACCAGAAAAATGTATTACCTTTGTGCCCAGTCTGTCAACTATACAGGACAGGGATAAGGATGGTCAGACTTCCACACCGGTACTAAACATTGGGGGGaaaatccttccttccttttcagAGTCCCTTTGCTCTGAAAATGCATGCAGTCCAATATTATTCCACAACGAACAGCATCATACATCTGTCACTCCTACAAAGCACTGTGTTGTAGGACTGTTTCCATCTGCcagaaaagtaaagaaaatggaaattaaTGTTCCTAAATCAGAATTGAGTTATATAAACTCCAAAGCTCTAACAAGAACTGTGCACAAAACAATTGAGTCAGGATCATCTCCACAGCAGaaacaaatccaaacaaatgtgCTCAGGAAATGCACTGAACGTCCAAGTGGAACTAGCAGAGTTAGTCCAACTAAAGTAAGAAATAACAATGCTTTTGCTTCTGTCTCTACTAAAAGAGCAAACAATGCTCAGAGACAAGTAAATTCAAAGGCTGCTCAATTGCCTGTTGCAACCATACAGTCACCTGAGAAGACTCTGGGCAGTGGAAAATGCAATAGTAGCATGTCTACTGGAGCAATGAAATCTGCTCCTGTAGCCCAATGCAGCAAGGCCAGCACAGACATGGAGCAAACCACTTTAAGCAAAGTGGCAGACCCTCCAGCTCAGTGCGCTAGCAACCAAACTTTCTACTCATCATCCCTTGAAAAATCTCCTGATAAAAGTTTCCAGAAAGATCAGAAACCAACTCCAAAGAAGAATGCATCAAACAAAATTGAAATCAAGTCAGCCTCAGCTTTGCGTCAGGCCAAGACACGGCCTCGATGTTCATCAGAGAGTTTGCCTTCATCTCGGCCACCCAGGGAAAGGAATACAGTTTCTAAGTTATCAACTCCCATTACAATTTCAAGACATGAGAAACGAACAAAATCGGTGACCCTAAACAACTCTTCTCAGAGTAAACTGACCTCACCGACTGAATCCTCTAAAAGACCTGCTGTAAGCTATCCTAGAGAGGTTAATAGGATCAGCCTAGTG ACATACTCTGGCAGGGCAGGGAATGCCTCTTCAGAAAACAGCAGAAACCGAGGACAGACATTCCCAAACCAGCCAAGAGGGACCTATGTTTCGCATCCTCCCGTTGCCAGTCCTAGGCCTTCTACTCAGTCTATTAGGGAGCGACCAGGAACTAATTATGCGGTTGATTTCAGGGTGTCGAAACATGTAGGCACCCCACAGTCCAAGCAGAATAGTATTGCAG GGAGTCAACGGACTCCAACAACAAAAGAACCAGTCTCAGCAGAAAGTGTCAAGCCCCAACTGAATGTATCCAAACCTCCTCAAGCTCCCTTGCGTCCCTCTTGTATGGGCCCTCTCCCTTCTCCTGTCTCACGACTACCTCGCAAGACCGTGGTGACATCCAGGAGCCGAAATAAAGAAAGCATTCATAGTAATCAAGATGGCACTGCAAGAACACAAG TCGAAAATAAGCCCAAGACATCTTGCCGGCAGCAAGTGTCAACATCCCAAACCAAACAGAATACTGGACCTCCAGATGTCGTGCCACCCATTCTCCCACGGGATGATCGAAATAAACAGAGGATCCACAATCTTGGCCGACTCCTTGCAGCATCCAACTGCAGATTTGAAGCCATTACCATCATCTTGCAGCAAACACTGGCTGAG CGTGATGAAGCCACAGAGCAGTGCAGAGAACTGTCTCAGGAGTTGGTCAACCTCCGAGGAGAGCTGG TGTGCTCAGTCAGTTCATCTGAACAGCTGGAAAAGGAAAAGCAGGACTTGCAGGATGGCTTGGAGTGTGCAATGGGCAGACTGCATGAACAGCACCAGAAGGACCTGGAAGAGATGGAGCAGAGACTGCAGGTCTTCTACCAGGCTGAGTGTGACAAGGGCCACCTTAGCTACCAGGAAGAGGCAGACAAGGTCAAAGCTCTGCTCCAGAAGCAG ATGGAGCATCTTGAAGTCAGTCATGACGCCACAAAGCTGGAGTTAGAGCACTGCCAAGTAGAACAGCTGCAATGTGTTAAACAACAACATGAGCAGTCACTGGAAG AGCTCAGGAAAAGCCATACTCTGCAGCTGGAGTCTTTGAATGCAAGTTTGAAGGATGCAGAAGCGGCACTCTCT GCACGGATTCAAGTGCTGACTCAGGAAAATGCTGACCTGATGGAGAAGCTAACAGCAGAGGAAAACAAACTGAGCGAGCTGTCAGAAAGTCAG AAGGACTCGCACACTTTGTATCTGGAGCAAGAGCTGGAAAGCCTGAAAGTGGTGTTGGatatcaaaaacaaacaacttcaCCAACAGCAGGAGAAGATTATCAAAATTGACGAACTG CTTGAGAAAAATGTGAAGTTAGATGAGGGCCTTAAAAAGGTCCAGCAGGAGAATGAGGACCTCAAGGCGCGCATGGAGAAATATGCCACTCTCTCTCG GAAACTGTCTACAGAGCAGGCCGTGCTGCAGGAATCCCTCCAGAAGGAGTCCAAGGTGAACAAGCGTTTGTCGAGGGAGAATGAAGAGCTGCTCTGGAAACTCCAAAACAGTGACCCGAGCAGCCCCCTGAAGGTGTCCCCCAACACCTCTACATCTCCTTCTCACTCCTTCAGCTTCCAGTCGTCCAGCTGCTCCAGCGCCTGCTCTGTTCTCCCGCTCTCACACAGATAA